The Methanofollis sp. genome includes the window CTATACGCACACAGTCTTCATCCTGCACTCGTCACACCGTCCTGAAACACAGAACTCCTTTGCATATTCGACGACCCGGCCATGGGCACGCCCGTACAGTGCCGCGTCCTCGGGCAGCACCCTCTCGAAGGCCGCCTTGAGCTCGGCATACGACCCCGTGACACCGATGCACCCGCAGATACGCTTCGTGTAGGCATCGACCACGAAGGACGGACGGCCGAACCCGTAGCAGAGGATGCTGTCGGCCGTCTCCTCGCCGACACCATTGACGGCAAGGAGCGCCTCGCGCAAGGCGGGTGTCGGAAGACGGGACATGCCCTCGATACCCCCCATCTCACAAATCCGGCGGCACAACCTCTTCAGCCGCGCCGTCTTCACCCGGTAAAACCCCGTGCAACGGACCGCCGCCTCGACCACCGCCTGATCGGCCCGGTCGACCCCCTCGACTGTACAGACCCCCGCGTCCTTGAGAAGGGCAAGGGCGCGTTCGACATTCTCCCACCGCGTCTGCTGGGTGAGCACGGCACCGATGACCACCTCGTCCGCGGGTGCGTCCCACCAGACG containing:
- a CDS encoding Fe-S cluster assembly protein HesB, yielding MDQDERVRALLGFLAARYGEIVWWDAPADEVVIGAVLTQQTRWENVERALALLKDAGVCTVEGVDRADQAVVEAAVRCTGFYRVKTARLKRLCRRICEMGGIEGMSRLPTPALREALLAVNGVGEETADSILCYGFGRPSFVVDAYTKRICGCIGVTGSYAELKAAFERVLPEDAALYGRAHGRVVEYAKEFCVSGRCDECRMKTVCV